GACCGCCGACGGAGAAGCTTTCAGCTGGTACGGCTCCCGTATGCGGCCCGCTTTTAAAGCGCTCCGGGCATTCCGTGCCCGAATTGACACCCTTTCCAACGCCTGAATACCAGTCCCGCTCAGGCTCCGTTGACCCACCCCTTTTCCGCGTAAAACCAGTACAACTCCTATGAAATTTCCCGCTTTATTTTTCGCCTTCTCCCTTGTTCCGCTCGTTTTGATGGCTCCGGCTGATTCCGCCCTTGCACAGCGGACGCCGGCCGTTGCGCCGGTTGTGACCGATTCCGCGGCGGTACAGCAACAGAATGAATCCGAAGGCCGCCGGCTTTTTGTGCGGGGGATCACCGAGTTCGAGTTTGAAAACTATGAAGAAGCTGCCGCCCTGCTGGTTCAGGCCCGCGAAAAGCTGGGTCCCGCGCCCGCGCTTGACTACGCCATCGCGCAGAGCATGGTCGAAATCGGCAATATGATCGACGCGCTCTACTACGCCGAAAGCGCGGTGGAACTGGCCCCGGATAACAAATGGTACCGCATGACCCTGGCAGAAATTTATCAGGAAAACGGGCGCCTTGCAGACAGCGTAGCGCAGCTGGAAATTATTCTGGAGACTTCGCCTTCAGATATTGACGTGCTGTACAGTATCGCACAACTATATATGATGGAAGGCGAGCTGGTGCCGGCCAACGAGACCCTGGACCGCATTATGCAGATTACGGGGCCGGAAATGCAGCTGCTCTATCAGAAGTACCGCAACTATGTGGTGATGGGCGACCGTGAATCTGCGATGGATCAGCTGGAGCGCATGCTTGAGCTGGAGCCGGACAATGTGGCGGCCATGCAGATTTTGTCGCAGATTTATATTGAAGAAGCACAGTTCAGCCGGGCGCTCGAGCTGATGGAACAGGCACAGGTGCTGGATCCGGCCAACGAAGAGACGCTGATCACCCTCACCGATTTGTACATCCGCGAAGAGCGGTGGGATGAAGCCGGGGCGCTGCTGGTGCGCATGATTCAAAACCCCGGCATTGAAACCATGGTGAAGGCTGAGCTGGTGCAGTACCTGCTCGGGCAGGCCGACCGCGACCCTGAGAATGAATCTTTGATGGAAGCCGCCGGAACCCTGGTGCAGACTTTTGTAGCACACGATCCCGAACTGGGGATGGCACATGCGCTGGCAGCCGAGTACTACAATATGACGGGGGATGACGACCGGCTGCTCGAAAGCCTGACCCGCACCAACGAGCTGCTGCCCGAAAACGAACCTGCCTGGCGTCAGCGTCTGCAGATACTGCTTTCCAACGACCGTTTTGATGAAGTCATCGTCGTAGCGCAGCAAGCCGACGAAGTGATACCCGACGACGCTTTTGTGCTGTTTTTCAAGGGCCTGGCTCACTTGTTGCAGCAATCGTATGAAGAAGCAAGCACCATTTTGGAACGGGCGGCAGCGGCTCCGGCAACCCGGCCTTTCCGCTCGATTGTGTACGGCAGCCTGGGCGACGCCCTCTCCTCCATGGATCAGCATGCCCGCTCCGACGAAGCCTACGAGCAATCGCTACGGCTTGACCCGGACAATCATACGGCCCTTAATAATTTTGCCTACAGCCTTTCACTGCGACAGCTGCGACTTGATGAAGCCCTTGAGATGTCGCAAAGAGCTGTAGAAGCCGAACCGGACAATGCTGCTTTCTTAGATACGCTGGGCTGGGTTTATTTCAAGCTGGGTGAGTATCAGAATGCCAAAACGTACATCCGGGCGTCGATTGATACCGGAGACGCAAGCGCGGTTGTGCTGGAGCACATGGGCGATGTGTACGAAAAACTCGAAGATCCCGCGAATGCCCGCTACTGGTGGCAGAAGGCCTTCGACAAAGATGAAACCAAAGAGCATTTGCTTGAAAAACTTGATTCCTGACTTTCGGGCTCATCCCGGCCTTCACCGGGCAATTTGGCTTATTGGGGTCACGCTGCTTGCCGGGCTTGCCGCCTGCTCGCCGCGTATGGCGCCGCCGGAACTGCCTTCAGACTTCAGCCGCAGCACCGTTTCCGCGGATTCGCTGCTGCCCCTGCTCCAAACCGATTTTGCGGCCATTGAAGCCCTGAGCGGCAGGGCGAGCGCACGCATTAGTCAGCCCGGTCAGCAAGATCAGGCAACGGTGCACTTCACGAGTAGCCGAAACGAGAGCCTGCTTACCCTGCGCAACAACCTCGGCATTGAAGGCGGACGCATTTACACAGATACCGATTCCGTAACCCTGTACGACCGGATCGAGCGCACCGCCTGGCGCATGAGCGCAGAACAGGCCCGCTTAGCCCTGCTGCAGGGTTTCACGGCCTTCAACCTGCTGGAGTTTCTGCTGCCTGAGCTGACGCCTGATCAGATCACCGGCGTGTACGAAAGCACCTCGGAATGGGTGCTGCGTATGGCAGACGAGCGGTATTTTTTGTTCGATAAGAACAGCCTGTACCTCACCCGGCTGATTAAACCTGCGAGCTCCCCGCTTGCCTACAGTCAGTTTTCGTTTTCCCATCACGCTTCCATCGAAGGCTTCACGCTGCCGCGACGAATCGAAATCCTGAGTGAAGATGGCAAAGCCCGGATTTTTTTACTGATTCAGGCGCTTGAACTTAACCCGCCCAACCCTTCCTTCGATATCGGCCTGCCGGCTGACCTCCCTTTGGAAAGACGCTGATTGCGCCTCTGATTGAAATAAACCGCGTTTTTTGCGTATTATGCCAAATTATAAATCTCTGTCATCCGCAACTTTGACCGCATTTTTCACCACGAGAACTTTATCCGGTACATTCACGTGAAAGCCGAAGCCGAAGCATAGTTGATAGGACAGATTTTTCGATTTTATTTTCCGTCTCTCTTTCATTGAAGGTTATCCTTCTTCCTGTTTCTTATCCACTTTATGACTTCGTCTCTTGTTGATGTTCCCGTAAACCAAATCATGCGCTGCAGCACAAGCTGTGTCGCAGGCTGAATCTGACGGATCC
This genomic stretch from Cyclonatronum proteinivorum harbors:
- a CDS encoding tetratricopeptide repeat protein, which translates into the protein MKFPALFFAFSLVPLVLMAPADSALAQRTPAVAPVVTDSAAVQQQNESEGRRLFVRGITEFEFENYEEAAALLVQAREKLGPAPALDYAIAQSMVEIGNMIDALYYAESAVELAPDNKWYRMTLAEIYQENGRLADSVAQLEIILETSPSDIDVLYSIAQLYMMEGELVPANETLDRIMQITGPEMQLLYQKYRNYVVMGDRESAMDQLERMLELEPDNVAAMQILSQIYIEEAQFSRALELMEQAQVLDPANEETLITLTDLYIREERWDEAGALLVRMIQNPGIETMVKAELVQYLLGQADRDPENESLMEAAGTLVQTFVAHDPELGMAHALAAEYYNMTGDDDRLLESLTRTNELLPENEPAWRQRLQILLSNDRFDEVIVVAQQADEVIPDDAFVLFFKGLAHLLQQSYEEASTILERAAAAPATRPFRSIVYGSLGDALSSMDQHARSDEAYEQSLRLDPDNHTALNNFAYSLSLRQLRLDEALEMSQRAVEAEPDNAAFLDTLGWVYFKLGEYQNAKTYIRASIDTGDASAVVLEHMGDVYEKLEDPANARYWWQKAFDKDETKEHLLEKLDS
- a CDS encoding DUF4292 domain-containing protein, which codes for MKNLIPDFRAHPGLHRAIWLIGVTLLAGLAACSPRMAPPELPSDFSRSTVSADSLLPLLQTDFAAIEALSGRASARISQPGQQDQATVHFTSSRNESLLTLRNNLGIEGGRIYTDTDSVTLYDRIERTAWRMSAEQARLALLQGFTAFNLLEFLLPELTPDQITGVYESTSEWVLRMADERYFLFDKNSLYLTRLIKPASSPLAYSQFSFSHHASIEGFTLPRRIEILSEDGKARIFLLIQALELNPPNPSFDIGLPADLPLERR